The Centroberyx gerrardi isolate f3 chromosome 7, fCenGer3.hap1.cur.20231027, whole genome shotgun sequence genome contains a region encoding:
- the setd1a gene encoding histone-lysine N-methyltransferase SETD1A, translating to MDPDSGAETQRALSLQWKSYKLVQDPAIRRVTQKIYRYDGVHFSVPDSGFPPVGDLRDPRPRRIWSRYTELSLPVPKFKLDEFYVGPIPLKEVTFARLNDNIKEPFLAEMCAKFGEVEEMEILFHPKTRKHLGLARVLFTSTRGAKDTVKHLHNTSVMGNIIHAQLDIKGQQRQKYYDLIVSGSYTPQTVPLGGKALTERLQPQAPTQPDTSSDIRRRLSTDLAALAAGVQALTPGSVTPCSAETGYSEQRLDTPPSSMAGPYTPGSSASSQGSGTPYTSRSGTPFSQDSGYTGGRHTGYNTGALGSGYPPQDMLPSSSSSSAVSSSVGGYKVSRYSEDPQEPSVYHRGRPMYPPTASYRPNEPPCYPTYPNAGGPGPHMAHHSAMPPPPPAAQYDQPPLSDRERDRERDRDRDRDSAGRYGAGGIGSRRSSYHHQQETNSSSKYHSHHSHHHSDRRDDRGYRRDSLGSRSGDHGHQRHRNHHHSHNHHSGGGGSSSRRRSSHDRDRDRDRDRDRDRDSDYSNSSDPRYNSNSYRSSSNSMSPPPSSYSAYSSAKEPAAAPPHEPPASSRLGGAGLGERGSLSGAGADKDYHAAHHSALPPPPPPPPPLPPASVIAAAVAETLGTLDFGQDSPAREEQWTKPKRRPSTPPVPPKTPPPSSPPHSSIASSSTSPSSTSLPHHLPSSSSSPPPPQRDSSSPEPDSTNESLPFVYHSSSLDSRIEMLLKEQKAKFSFLASDEEDEEDRKEERQRGTGGDGAERVGGLGDAAGEHMGGNQMGDDGEKDHRRKGERDRDGRRGRKQGKGGEGRKSPTVIAAATPSSSTYSPHIPASEDPQAQASLPGTGALQEEASQAGSADLRSRTGAHTPPYNGQSQSSPHSSGEDMEISDEEEENTITTVTTHQPPASSASSPSSSQAALPSQTTDPSSSPPPISDSAQHFGTSMHPPIPSYPPHLPPPPPPGYSLQPPPPPGIPPLPHMELHPEYPPPMAHHMYDYASSMELMNQYSGGAPMSFQMQTQMLSRLHQLRMSSSNGTAAPGEAAPADYSASYHLHSMPPPHTHHPYMDQEGSGAGAHYDQDHRYMPPHMPYAYPDPHGTQIPPPPHHGIPPPHTGWPPHVLPPHYPSYMPPPGYGTMPPGDGDEYRAPGEEMPLLADNPHEATVQMALATLIQEMKNIMQRDLNRKMVENIAFATFDEWWERKETKAKPFQTMVRGVSALRDDEKKEEKVNRPREPLMSLVDWAKSGGMEGFALHGALRLPSFKVKRKEPQELEEGDMKRPRPSTPPDEDDEAADGRRPEADRHGAERDNKRRKKKPRSRKPWELDSEGEETSDGSSSEKEDEEEEEESEKESDDDALSADSDDESLSSSSEGSSSSTSSSSSSSEDEDEEGGRAESEGPDTMDESTMDSTALDTEKEDDRENATAAVSKAEVKTGETENRKADTAAAPTKRPPSPPYPRPSSPIVLVPPLKKRRKTVSFSTEENDSKMPLPTAPLSPSPSQAAGESPLLSPARPPDFPLTAAPTPSVHPTQGIQLLPFASKPGEGNALIVPPPGRGLYPDESKKLHGLPVSPQTTPTKSPGKRGAGKDSLKSPAPAPPVMVCRTVQNLPLDHASMCRMAFEEAPPPPPPATKRPRGRPRTTSLSAPSYHSLREEEEDEEESEQRLRLREQLGASSLLQLASAPTTDLSVLADVALKMDPEAGDSEETETSDEAEEQKMEEDLFFSPEPLALVMNPEGVTVLMEHNYSKPPVLLAPAPKRTSSKQDSSVLLPADLNTISGVLEAPEEVIGEALPPRGDTGDYLSGMDVLCEAGDVAKAMALPPSSKRKGMAGKGFDLEKDKSKKRRRKDKENLEVLHTKKQKERPGKERPGKKQRKRKLEDSEEDVDVEELESGELSSSDTEDEEVEEVRKSERLFLQEAGVTSSQRWPKPVPAPELPLLKFEQRSEFEQMTILYDIWNSGLDSEDLMLLKTTYEKLLQDDHSTDWLNDTHWVNHTITNLPNPRRKKKSADGQLREHVTGCARSEGYYAISRKEKDVYLDLDLPEQVIQEMENIDSMGTNRLLSERRSEQRRLLTVIGTPAVMDSDLLKLNQLKFRKKKLRFGRSRIHEWGLFAMEPIAADEMVIEYVGQNIRQMVADNREKRYAQQGIGSSYLFRVDHDTIIDATKCGNLARFINHCCTPNCYAKVITIESQKKIVIYSKQAIAVNEEITYDYKFPLEENKIPCLCGTENCRGTLN from the exons ATGGATCCAGACAGTGGGGCAGAAACACAAAGAGCTCTCAGTTTGCAGTGGAAAAGCTACAAGCTCGTCCAGGACCCAGCTATTCGGCGGGTCACACAGAAAATATACAGATATGATGGAGTGCATTTCAGTGTGCCA gactctgggtttcctcccGTGGGAGATCTGCGGGACCCCAGACCTCGGAGAATATGGTCCAGATACACAGAGTTGTCCCTGCCAGTGCCCAAGTTTAAG CTTGATGAATTCTACGTGGGTCCCATACCCCTCAAGGAGGTGACCTTTGCTAGACTCAATGACAACATCAAGGAGCCCTTCTTGGCAGAAATGTGCGCCAAGTTCggtgaggtggaggagatggagatccTGTTCCACCCCAAGACCAGGAAGCACTTGGGCCTGGCCAGGGTGCTGTTCACCAGCACCAGAGGAGCGAAGGACACAGTCAAACACCTGCACAACACCTCGGTCATGGGCAACATCATTCATGCTCAACTCGATATCAAAG GCCAGCAGAGGCAAAAGTATTACGACCTGATAGTAAGCGGCTCCTACACTCCTCAGACTGTCCCCCTCGGAGGCAAGGCTCTGACAGAGCGGCTCCAGCCTCAGGCCCCAACACAGCCTGACACG TCGTCAGATATCAGACGGAGGCTCTCCACTGACCTTGCGGCTTTGGCTGCGGGGGTGCAGGCCCTCACACCGGGGAGCGTCACCCCTTGCTCTGCGGAAACGGGCTACAGTGAACAGCGCCTGGacacacccccctcctccatggCAGGACCCTACACCCCaggctcctctgcctcctcccagGGCAGTGGGACACCCTACACCTCCAGATCTGGGACTCCTTTCTCACAAGACTCGGGCTACACCGGCGGCAG aCATACTGGCTACAACACCGGTGCTTTGGGCAGTGGCTACCCTCCCCAGGACATGCTaccctcctcctcgtcctcttctgCTGTCTCGTCCTCGGTTGGGGGATACAAAGTCTCCCGCTACTCTGAGGATCCACAGGAACCTTCAGTGTACCATCGAGGTCGCCCTATGTACCCCCCCACTGCCTCGTACCGTCCCAATGAGCCACCGTGCTACCCAACGTACCCCAACGCCGGAGGGCCCGGGCCACACATGGCGCACCACTCTGCAATGCCTCCGCCACCCCCTGCCGCCCAATACGATCAGCCCCCGCTATCAGACAGGGAGCGGGATAGGGAAAGGGACCGTGACCGGGACAGAGACTCGGCGGGGCGCTACGGGGCCGGTGGCATCGGCTCCAGGAGGTCGTCTTACCACCACCAGCAGGAAACAAACTCTTCCTCAAAGTACCATTCCCATCACTCCCACCACCATTCAGATCGCAGGGACGACAGGGGCTACCGGCGGGACAGCCTGGGCTCCCGATCCGGCGACCACGGCCACCAGCGACACCGCAACCACCACCACTCTCACAACCACCACAGCGGCGGGGGCGGCAGTAGCAGCCGCAGACGGAGCAGCCATGACagggacagagatagagaccgagacagagatagagacagagacagcgaCTACTCCAACAGCTCTGACCCCAGATACAATTCCAACTCCTACCGCTCCTCCTCCAACAGCATGTCTCCTCCCCCTTCGTCTTACTCCGCTTACTCCTCCGCTAAAGAGCCTGCCGCAGCCCCTCCTCACGAACCACCCGCTTCCTCTCGTCTCGGGGGCGCCGGCCTCGGGGAGAGGGGCTCTCTGTCTGGGGCAGGGGCTGACAAGGACTACCATGCGGCTCACCACAGCGCTCTGCCGCCACCTCCCCCACCGCCGCCTCCCCTCCCACCGGCCTCTGTCATAGCGGCGGCTGTAGCCGAGACACTCGGAACACTGGACTTTGGCCAGGACAGTCCGGCCCGTGAGGAGCAGTGGACCAAGCCCAAACGCCGTCCCAGCACCCCACCCGTCCCACCAAAaacacccccaccctcctccccgcCCCACTCCTCCAtcgcctcctcctctacctctccttcctccacgTCCCTACCCCaccatctcccctcctcttccagctcccccccgccccctcagCGGGACTCCTCCTCCCCGGAGCCAGATTCCACCAATGAGAGCCTGCCGTTTGTCTACCACAGCAGCAGCCTCGACTCTCGTATCGAGATGCTCCTAAAGGAACAGAAAGCTAAATTCTCTTTCCTCGCTTCggatgaggaggacgaggaggataGGAAAGAGGAGCGGCAGAGGGGCACAGGCGGGGATGGAGCAGAGCGAGTAGGAGGGTTAGGAGACGCAGCAGGGGAGCACATGGGTGGTAATCAGATGGGTGATGATGGGGAAAAGGACcacaggaggaaaggggaaagggacagagatggccggagagggaggaaacagggaaaggggggagaagggaggaagagtcCCACTGTAATTGCAGCAGCCACACCATCTTCTTCCACCTATTCTCCCCACATCCCGGCCTCCGAGGATCCCCAGGCCCAGGCCAGCCTCCCTGGGACTGGGGCTTTGCAGGAGGAAGCTTCACAGGCTGGATCTGCTGATCTGCGGAGCAGGACAGGGGCACACACACCACCTTATAATGGGCAGAGTCAG tCATCCCCTCATTCCTCTGGGGAAGACATGGAGATCTccgacgaggaggaggagaacaccATAACGACGGTGACTACCCATCAGCCCCCAGCCTCCTCAGCTTCCTCCCCTTCTTCGTCCCAGGCTGCCCTGCCATCGCAAACTACGGACCCCTCGTCTTCACCCCCGCCCATCTCCGACTCTGCACAGCACTTTGGCACCTCCATGCACCCTCCCATACCCTCCTACCCCCCTCACTTGCCTCCTCCGCCACCCCCTGGTTACTCCCTCCAGCCCCCACCTCCTCCGGGCATCCCTCCCCTGCCCCACATGGAGCTGCACCCCGAGTATCCCCCTCCCATGGCCCACCACATGTACGACTACGCTAGCTCCATGGAGCTGATGAACCAGTACAGCGGCGGAGCTCCCATGTCCTTCCAGATGCAGACCCAGATGCTGAGTCGTCTGCACCAGCTCCGCATGTCCTCGTCCAACGGCACCGCAGCCCCCGGCGAGGCTGCACCCGCAGACTACTCCGCCTCCTACCATCTCCACTCTATGCCTCCTCCCCACACGCACCACCCCTACATGGACCAAGAGGGGAGCGGGGCGGGCGCTCACTACGACCAGGACCACCGCTACATGCCCCCCCACATGCCCTACGCCTACCCCGACCCCCACGGCACTCAGATcccgcccccaccccaccaTGGCATCCCGCCTCCCCACACCGGCTGGCCCCCACACGTCCTGCCTCCACACTACCCCTCCTACATGCCCCCACCTGGCTATGGCACCATGCCGCCTGGGGACGGAGACGAGTACAGAGCTCCAGGGGAGGAGATGCCCCTGCTGGCTGACAACCCGCATGAGGCCACGGTGCAGATGGCCCTGGCCACTCTGATCCAGGAGATGAAAAACATCATGCAGAGGGACCTGAACCGCAAGATGGTGGAGAACATCGCCTTTGCAACCTTTGACGAGTGgtgggagaggaaagagaccaAGGCCAAG CCTTTCCAGACGATGGTGAGGGGGGTGTCGGCCTTACGGGACgatgagaagaaagaggaaaaggtcAACCGTCCTCGCGAGCCTCTCATGTCTCTGGTGGACTGGGCAAAGAGTGGTGGCATGGAGGGCTTTGCTTTGCATGGAGCTCTACGTCTGCCTTCCTTCAAG GTGAAGAGGAAAGAACCTCAGGAGCTTGAAGAGGGAGACATGAAAAGGCCGCGACCCTCAACCCCGCCAGACGAGGATGACGAAG CTGCTGATGGGAGACGgccagaggcagacagacacggAGCAGAAAGGGACaacaagaggaggaaaaagaagccGAGAAGTCGTAAACCTTGGGAGCTGGACAGCGAGGGAGAGGAAACCTCTGATGGCTCCTCCTctgaaaag gaggatgaggaagaggaagaagaaagtgaAAAGGAGTCTGATG ATGACGCCCTCAGTGCTGATAGCGATGATGAGAGCCTTTCTTCGTCCTCTGAGGGCTCTTCCTCTTCAacatcctcatcttcatcttcttctgaagatgaggatgaagagggagggagggctgaGAGCGAAGGGCCAGACACCATGGATGAGTCGACCATGGACAGCACAGCCCTCGACACTGAGAAAGAGGATGACAG GGAAAATGCCACAGCTGCTGTTTCAAAGGCAGAGGTCAAAACAG GGGAAACTGAGAACAGGAAGGCagatacagcagcagcacccaccAAGCGCCCTCCGTCGCCCCCATACCCGCGCCCTTCCTCCCCCATTGTTCTTGTGCCCCCCCTCAAGAAACGCAGGAAGACCGTCTCGTTCTCCACAGAGGAGAACGACAGCAAAATGCCGCTGCCGACTGCGCCGTTGTCTCCATCGCCCTCGCAGGCGGCGGGCgaatctcccctcctctcccctgccaggCCTCCAGACTTCCCTCTCACCGCTGCCCCGACCCCCTCCGTTCACCCCACCCAGGGCATTCAGCTGCTCCCCTTTGCCTCCAAACCGGGCGAAGGCAATGCCCTCATCGTGCCCCCGCCTGGACGCGGCCTGTACCCCGACGAGTCCAAAAAGCTCCACGGCCTGCCTGTGTCTCCGCAGACCACCCCTACCAAATCCCCTGGAAAACGGGGTGCAGGCAAAGACTCCCTCAAATCTCCTGCCCCGGCCCCTCCTGTTATGGTGTGTCGCACTGTGCAGAACCTGCCTTTGGACCACGCCTCCATGTGCAGGATGGCCTTCGAGGaggcccctcctcctccgcctcccgcCACCAAACGGCCCAGAGGACGGCCTCGGACAACCAGCCTGTCCGCTCCCTCCTATCATTCcctcagagaggaagaggaggatgaggaggagagtgagcAGAGGCTGAGACTCAGGGAGCAGTTGGGGGCGTCCAGCCTCCTGCAGCTGGCCTCGGCCCCAACCACGGACCTGTCTGTGCTGGCTGACGTGGCCCTGAAGATGGACCCGGAGGCCGGGGACTCTGAGGAGACGGAGACATCAGATgaggcagaggagcagaagatggaggaggatcTGTTCTTCTCCCCAGAGCCGCTGGCCCTGGTTATGAACCCAGAGGGCGTAACGGTCCTCATGGAGCACAACTACTCCAAACCCCCTGTTCTCCTGGCGCCTGCCCCAAAGAGGACTTCCTCCAAACAGGACTCCTCTGTCCTGCTCCCTGCAGACCTCAACACTATCTCTGGGGTGCTTGAGGCACCAGAGGAGGTTATCGGGGAGGCGCTGCCACCCAGGGGCGACACTGGGGACTACTTGTCTGGGATGGACGTGCTGTGCGAGGCCGGGGATGTGGCCAAGGCCATGGCTCTACCTCCATCGTCAAAGAGGAAGGGCATGGCTGGCAAGGGTTTCGACCTGGAAAAAGACAAGagcaaaaagaggagaaggaaagacaaGGAAAACCTGGAGGTTCTGCACACGAAAAAGCAGAAGGAACGGCCAGGGAAGGAACGGCCAgggaagaaacagaggaagCGGAAACTAGAG GACTCGGAagaagatgtggatgtggaGGAGCTCGAATCTGGAGAGCTGTCCAGCTCAGACACCGAGGACGAGGAGGttgaagaagtgaggaagaGTGAGCGCCTCTTCCTGCAGGAGGCAGGGGTGACATCGTCCCAGCGCTGGCCCAAACCCGTCCCGGCACCCGAACTGCCACTATTGAAGTTTGAGCAGCGTAGCGAGTTTGAGCAGATGACCATCCTGTACGACATCTGGAACTCCGGTCTGGACAGTGAGGACCTGATGCTGCTGAAGACCACTTATGAGAAGCTGCTGCAGGACGACCACAGCACCGACTGGCTCAACGACACCCACTGGGTCAACCACACTA TTACCAACTTGCCGAATCCTCGGCGTAAGAAGAAGAGCGCCGACGGACAGCTTCGTGAGCATGTGACGGGCTGTGCCAGGAGCGAGGGTTACTACGCCATCAGCCGCAAGGAGAAGGACGTctacctggacctggacctgccTGAACAGGTCATACAGGAGATGGAGAACATCGACAGCATG ggAACAAACCGGCTGCTGTCGGAGAGACGCTCGGAGCAGCGCCGCCTCCTCACCGTCATCGGCACCCCGGCAGTCATGGATTCTGACCTGCTCAAACTCAACCAGCTCAAG TTCCGTAAGAAGAAGCTTCGTTTTGGACGCAGCAGGATCCACGAGTGGGGCTTGTTCGCCATGGAGCCCATCGCTGCTGATGAGATGGTCATCGAGTACGTGGGCCAGAATATCAGACAG ATGGTGGCTGACAATCGAGAGAAGCGGTACGCCCAGCAGGGCATAGGGAGCAGCTACTTGTTCAGAGTGGACCACGACACCATCATCGATGCCACCAAGTGTGGCAACCTAGCACGATTCATCAACCACTGCTGCACT CCAAACTGCTACGCCAAGGTTATCACCATAGAGTCCCAGAAGAAGATTGTGATCTACTCGAAGCAGGCCATCGCCGTCAACGAAGAGATCACCTACGACTACAAATTCCCCCTGGAGGAGAACAAGATCCCTTGCCTGTGTGGAACAGAGAACTGCCGCGGGACTCTCAACTAG
- the hsd3b7 gene encoding 3 beta-hydroxysteroid dehydrogenase type 7 translates to MSEKQSGLVYLITGGCGFLGQHLLQVLLEKEDKLAEVRLFDKHVDSTFNGHSTDRVKVQVIQGDITDYPMVLEVSRGADVVIHTASLVDVWHRVPEAVINAVNVKGTENVISACVENSIQYLVYTSSMEVIGPNVKGDPFIRGNEDTPYHVNHTMPYPKSKAKAEKIVLEANGTKVNGGASLYTCSLRPTGIYGEQHQLMKDFYMLSVRTGGWVIRGVPRDTEHGRVYAGNVAWMHLLAARALRERPQTVGGEAYFCYDDSPYKSYEDFNMQFLSAFNFGQVRVPLLVLWFLACFNDLLRWLLRPVCNFTPLLNRYTLSIASTSFTVSSDKALRHFQYRPLYDWDQCRARTQKWVDTFPRNNDKDS, encoded by the exons atgtctgaaaaacagTCGGGTCTCGTCTATTTGATCACCGGCGGCTGCGGTTTTCTCGGCCAACACCTGTTGCAAGTTCTGCTGGAGAAGGAAGACAAACTAGCGGAGGTCAGACTGTTCGACAAACACGTAGACTCGACTTTCAATGGACACAGCACAG ACCGGGTGAAGGTGCAGGTGATTCAGGGGGACATCACAGACTATCCCATGGTGCTGGAGGTGTCCCGCGGGGCCGACGTGGTCATCCACACGGCCAGCCTGGTGGACGTCTGGCACCGCGTCCCAGAGGCCGTCATCAACGCCGTCAACGTCAAAG gaaCAGAGAATGTGATCAGTGCCTGTGTGGAGAACAGCATCCAGTACCTGGTCTACACCAGCAGCATGGAGGTGATCGGTCCCAACGTCAAAGGAGACCCATTTATCAG GGGTAACGAAGACACGCCCTACCACGTTAATCACACCATGCCCTATCCCAAGAGCAAGGCGAAGGCCGAGAAAATCGTGCTTGAAGCTAACGGCACCAAG GTGAACGGAGGGGCGAGTCTATACACATGCTCTCTGAGGCCCACTGGGATCTACGGTGAGCAGCACCAGCTAATGAAGGACTTCTATATGCTGAGCGTTCGAACGGGAGGCTGGGTCATTCGGGGCGTCCCGCGCGACACCGAACACGGGCGGGTCTACGCAG GCAACGTGGCATGGATGCATCTTCTGGCGGCCCGAGCCCTGAGGGAGCGGCCGCAGACGGTGGGAGGCGAGGCGTACTTCTGTTATGACGACTCGCCCTACAAGAGCTACGAGGATTTCAACATGCAGTTCCTGTCTGCGTTCAACTTCGGTCAGGTGCGCGTGCCGCTGCTGGTGCTGTGGTTCCTGGCCTGCTTCAACGACCTGCTGCGCTGGCTGCTGAGGCCCGTGTGCAACTTCACACCGCTGCTCAATCGCTACACGCTGTCCATAGCCAGCACCTCCTTCACCGTGAGCTCCGACAAAGCCCTGCGCCACTTCCAGTACCGCCCCCTGTATGACTGGGACCAGTGTCGAGCCCGCACACAGAAATGGGTCGACACCTTCCCTCGGAACAACGACAAAGACTCCTAA